A window of the Natronomonas salina genome harbors these coding sequences:
- a CDS encoding M14 family zinc carboxypeptidase encodes MSDEDRFSDAPVSRRRFVQLSAATGAALSLPGNATADADAEAFDPAYQYVLNHTPEDYRVPTLITFSGAAGLDAFDALGVGESVRTTTTPTPAAYARLTTAEAQQTAELPAADEFQFSPGSNPFWRIGYYPAGIFPEPRRSIDYIGFEQLKDGLAELERRATSTEYDTYRDRIRVKNVGRSPGHTNNITDRPDPKGMYVAELTNFDSDVPFEEKEKVFFSCSLHGLEMAGRETGARVLENVVRGSEPDVDGSDAKLEPLLDEVVVIVGFVNPDGWAVRNPQYDSGWQLGGPGTDLPRVPAAPLYERGNAEVYDTNRQYPAVGYISPAHYPAAPANYEGEEPSYVREKVPDAKSLVDYFQDYENLNYGADLHGMPIGNEFVLGLISQDQFNTRELHEVYEMCRSIDETLETALGRWATVGDVRTQLVGDDQYDPVLFGVLPTEAFDYATIYDTIGYTVTGAFLDWMAHPEPVGLDMTTLDFEMSFNHMLGGNVYNPELFEMEVTGYRAAIRTITDFAVNNSDTPTTDEEFATETETGGDQVAYVTTGEPGAEDDALRRTDDQLVFDTEGTTAETTAEETDLSATLTELTFDVEEADLHSMGVHLHGEGVLADLELVSPAGETVYSHSGVTSERAGGKCCGLPEFTVGDPEPGTWTLRVENHRDAAQTVEFQRWTLAAQSTPDPTAAWDGEGYEQAPYDVTPFAFFEDYQAAEKRGVLREFIQDGGALEPVTVDEVKAGALSGYDHAVLIHDYVSPTERISEGVTENRKADVDGGVVDEDYLAELDEFVDGGGNLVVTDTGAYVLPHLDNDLVDGSAIGADAVQRQYLDVARFTDKDLSHPLFDESVRPIQNQLWKVQPLGYQVTGDAPMDLVDEAAFTEAAADGVASVAGWTNGLVAAGSITESADSGRGVHFVSSLLPPATQANLHPFGLQNYTVTFLGNVLFTSALGFTQVRETGDETREYGRTRDWGVEGGSGGGLSATGSRESDGNAATAGDAHRVRLQLDGITGADGEVEVRDSFPSEWRFLGSFSDGEAVEDGVVSFGTVDPNADDFDGASYTYFVEAPEGVENTDQYTLGPAEVVAADGEEATEFAGTQDVLLVGASV; translated from the coding sequence ATGTCAGACGAAGACCGGTTCTCCGACGCACCAGTCTCGCGGCGGCGGTTCGTCCAGCTGTCGGCCGCCACCGGCGCCGCGCTGTCGCTGCCCGGCAACGCGACGGCCGACGCCGACGCCGAGGCGTTCGATCCGGCGTACCAGTACGTCCTGAACCACACACCCGAGGACTACCGCGTCCCCACGCTGATCACGTTCTCCGGGGCCGCGGGCCTGGATGCCTTCGACGCCCTGGGGGTAGGCGAGTCAGTCCGCACCACTACGACCCCGACGCCGGCGGCGTACGCCCGGTTGACGACCGCCGAGGCCCAGCAGACGGCCGAACTGCCCGCGGCCGACGAGTTCCAGTTCTCGCCCGGGTCGAACCCGTTCTGGCGGATCGGCTACTACCCGGCGGGGATCTTCCCGGAGCCGCGGCGGTCGATCGACTACATCGGCTTCGAGCAACTGAAGGACGGCCTCGCGGAGCTCGAGCGCCGCGCGACGAGTACCGAGTACGACACATACCGCGACCGGATCCGCGTCAAGAACGTGGGGCGCTCGCCCGGCCACACCAACAACATCACCGACCGGCCGGACCCGAAGGGGATGTACGTCGCGGAACTCACGAACTTCGACTCCGACGTCCCCTTCGAGGAGAAGGAGAAGGTCTTCTTCTCCTGCTCGCTGCACGGCCTCGAGATGGCCGGGCGGGAGACCGGCGCCCGCGTGCTCGAGAACGTGGTCCGGGGGTCGGAACCCGACGTCGACGGCAGCGACGCCAAGCTCGAACCGCTGCTCGACGAAGTCGTCGTCATCGTCGGGTTCGTCAACCCCGACGGCTGGGCGGTCCGGAACCCGCAGTACGACTCCGGGTGGCAGCTCGGCGGTCCCGGGACGGACTTGCCACGCGTCCCCGCGGCGCCGCTGTACGAGCGCGGGAACGCCGAGGTCTACGACACGAACCGGCAGTACCCAGCAGTCGGGTACATCTCCCCGGCCCACTACCCGGCCGCGCCGGCGAACTACGAGGGCGAGGAGCCGTCGTACGTCCGCGAGAAGGTCCCCGACGCGAAGTCGCTCGTCGACTACTTCCAGGACTACGAGAACCTCAACTACGGCGCCGACCTCCACGGGATGCCCATCGGCAACGAGTTCGTGCTGGGGCTCATCAGCCAGGACCAGTTCAACACCCGCGAGCTCCACGAGGTCTACGAGATGTGCCGCAGCATCGACGAGACCCTGGAGACGGCGCTGGGCCGCTGGGCGACCGTCGGCGACGTCCGGACCCAGCTCGTCGGCGACGACCAGTACGACCCGGTGCTGTTCGGGGTCCTCCCGACAGAGGCGTTCGACTACGCCACCATCTACGACACCATCGGCTACACCGTCACGGGCGCGTTCCTCGACTGGATGGCCCACCCCGAGCCCGTCGGCCTCGACATGACGACGCTGGACTTCGAGATGTCGTTCAACCACATGCTCGGCGGGAACGTCTACAACCCCGAGCTGTTCGAGATGGAGGTCACCGGCTACCGGGCGGCCATCCGGACGATCACCGACTTCGCCGTCAACAACTCCGACACGCCGACCACAGACGAGGAGTTCGCCACGGAGACCGAGACCGGCGGCGACCAGGTCGCCTACGTCACGACCGGCGAGCCGGGAGCAGAGGACGACGCGCTCCGGCGGACCGACGACCAGCTCGTCTTCGACACCGAGGGGACCACCGCCGAGACGACCGCCGAGGAGACCGACCTGTCCGCGACCCTGACCGAACTCACCTTCGACGTCGAGGAGGCCGACCTCCACAGCATGGGTGTCCACCTCCACGGCGAGGGCGTCCTCGCCGACCTGGAGCTCGTCTCGCCCGCCGGCGAGACTGTGTACAGCCACAGCGGCGTCACCTCCGAGCGCGCCGGCGGGAAGTGCTGCGGCCTGCCGGAGTTCACCGTCGGCGACCCCGAGCCGGGGACCTGGACGCTCCGGGTCGAGAACCACCGCGACGCCGCCCAGACCGTCGAGTTCCAGCGGTGGACGCTGGCAGCCCAGTCCACCCCCGACCCGACCGCCGCCTGGGACGGCGAGGGCTACGAGCAGGCGCCCTACGACGTGACGCCCTTCGCGTTCTTCGAGGACTACCAGGCCGCCGAGAAGCGGGGCGTCCTGCGGGAGTTCATCCAGGACGGCGGCGCCCTGGAGCCGGTCACCGTCGACGAGGTGAAGGCCGGCGCGCTGTCGGGGTACGACCACGCCGTCCTCATCCACGACTACGTCTCGCCGACCGAGCGCATCTCCGAGGGCGTCACCGAGAACCGGAAGGCGGACGTCGACGGGGGCGTCGTCGACGAGGACTACCTCGCCGAACTCGACGAGTTCGTGGACGGCGGCGGCAACCTCGTCGTCACCGACACGGGGGCGTACGTCCTGCCCCACCTGGACAACGACCTCGTCGACGGGTCCGCCATCGGCGCCGACGCCGTCCAGCGGCAGTACCTCGACGTCGCCCGCTTCACGGACAAGGACCTCTCGCACCCGCTGTTCGACGAGAGCGTCCGGCCGATCCAGAACCAGCTCTGGAAGGTCCAGCCGTTGGGCTACCAGGTCACCGGCGACGCGCCGATGGACCTCGTCGACGAGGCGGCGTTCACCGAGGCGGCCGCCGACGGCGTCGCCTCCGTCGCCGGCTGGACGAACGGCCTGGTCGCCGCCGGGTCGATCACCGAGAGCGCGGACTCGGGCCGCGGCGTCCACTTCGTCTCCTCGCTGCTCCCGCCGGCGACGCAGGCGAACCTGCACCCCTTCGGCCTGCAGAACTACACCGTGACGTTCCTCGGCAACGTCCTGTTCACGTCGGCGCTCGGATTCACGCAGGTCCGAGAGACCGGCGACGAGACCCGCGAGTACGGCCGCACCCGCGACTGGGGCGTCGAGGGCGGCAGCGGCGGCGGCCTCTCGGCGACCGGCAGCCGCGAGTCGGACGGCAACGCCGCGACCGCCGGCGACGCCCACCGCGTCCGGCTGCAGCTGGACGGCATCACCGGCGCCGACGGCGAGGTCGAGGTCCGCGACAGCTTCCCGTCGGAGTGGCGCTTCCTCGGGAGCTTCAGCGACGGCGAAGCGGTCGAGGACGGCGTCGTCTCCTTCGGGACGGTCGACCCGAACGCAGACGACTTCGACGGTGCGTCCTACACCTACTTCGTCGAGGCGCCGGAGGGCGTCGAGAACACCGACCAGTACACGCTCGGTCCCGCGGAGGTCGTCGCCGCGGACGGCGAAGAGGCCACCGAGTTCGCCGGCACCCAGGACGTCCTGCTGGTCGGCGCCTCCGTCTGA
- a CDS encoding NAD-dependent epimerase/dehydratase family protein, giving the protein MTAHALVVGGTRFIGRHTVEEFLEAGYDVTVFNRGNHENPFADRQGVDRVEGDRTNDADLRRAALDVDPDVVVDCVAYYPRDVHTATDIFEDVDAYVYISSGAAYGAETIPKREDETALEECSADEAIDDSYETYGKRKAEGDRAVFEAAGRGVNAMAVRPPVVYGPHDYTERFDYWIDRVDTHDRIVVPGDGTNLWHLVYVKDVASALRTVAEEGTPGEAYNVGDDHAPVLDEWVDLLADACDTDVETVHASARELGAVDVEPGDFPIYRHYPHLLDTTKLRSLGWESTPHEEALAVTVADHRDSDRTGREEGPDRETEERLMSVLETVE; this is encoded by the coding sequence ATGACAGCCCACGCGCTCGTCGTCGGCGGCACGCGCTTCATCGGTCGCCACACCGTCGAGGAGTTCCTCGAGGCCGGCTACGACGTGACCGTCTTCAACCGCGGGAACCACGAGAACCCCTTCGCCGACCGCCAGGGCGTCGACCGCGTCGAGGGCGACCGCACCAACGACGCCGACCTCCGGCGGGCCGCCCTCGACGTCGACCCGGACGTCGTGGTCGACTGCGTCGCCTACTACCCGCGGGACGTCCACACCGCGACGGATATCTTCGAGGACGTCGACGCCTACGTCTACATCTCCTCGGGGGCCGCCTACGGCGCCGAGACCATCCCCAAGCGGGAGGACGAGACCGCCCTCGAGGAGTGCTCCGCCGACGAGGCCATCGACGACTCCTACGAGACCTACGGCAAGCGGAAGGCCGAGGGGGACCGCGCCGTCTTCGAGGCCGCTGGCCGCGGCGTGAACGCGATGGCCGTCCGGCCGCCGGTCGTCTACGGCCCCCACGACTACACCGAGCGGTTCGACTACTGGATCGACCGCGTCGACACCCACGACCGCATCGTCGTCCCCGGCGACGGGACGAACCTCTGGCACCTCGTCTACGTGAAGGACGTCGCCAGCGCCCTCCGGACCGTCGCCGAGGAGGGGACGCCGGGCGAGGCCTACAACGTCGGCGACGACCACGCGCCCGTCCTCGACGAGTGGGTGGACCTGCTGGCCGACGCCTGCGACACCGACGTGGAGACGGTCCACGCGAGCGCCCGCGAACTGGGCGCCGTCGACGTCGAACCCGGCGACTTCCCCATCTACCGCCACTACCCGCACCTGCTCGACACGACGAAGCTCCGATCGCTCGGCTGGGAGTCGACGCCACACGAGGAGGCGCTGGCCGTGACCGTCGCCGACCACCGCGACTCCGACCGGACGGGTCGCGAGGAGGGACCGGACCGCGAGACCGAGGAGCGGCTGATGAGCGTCCTGGAGACCGTCGAGTAA
- a CDS encoding NAD(P)-dependent glycerol-1-phosphate dehydrogenase, producing the protein MFEKSTWIRLPRSVVVGHGVLDRTVEAVEELYLDGRPLIVTSPTPKDLAADRLVATFEDAGFDPAVTVVEEASFAAVEGVLETAREADTGFLIGLGGGKPIDIAKMAADELGVGFVSVPTAASHDGIVSGRGSVPDGDSRHSVAADPPLAVVADTELIANSPWRLTTAGCADIISNYTAVKDWQLANRLKNVEYSEYAGALSQMTAELLVEQSDAIKRGLEESAWVVVKALVSSGVAMSIAGSSRPASGAEHLISHQLDRIAPDAALHGHQVGVAAIVTEYLHSGEGGDWRRVRDALAGIDAPTTAAELDVSDEQFLQATTTAHEIRDRYTILGDGIEEAAAVEAATKTGVL; encoded by the coding sequence ATGTTCGAGAAGTCCACGTGGATCCGCCTGCCGCGGAGCGTCGTGGTCGGCCACGGCGTCCTGGACCGGACGGTCGAGGCCGTCGAGGAGCTCTACCTCGACGGGCGACCGCTGATCGTCACCAGTCCCACGCCGAAGGACCTGGCGGCCGACCGCCTCGTCGCCACCTTCGAGGACGCCGGCTTCGACCCCGCGGTCACCGTCGTCGAGGAGGCCTCCTTCGCGGCGGTCGAGGGGGTCCTGGAGACCGCCCGGGAGGCGGACACGGGCTTCCTGATTGGCCTGGGCGGGGGCAAGCCCATCGACATCGCGAAGATGGCGGCCGACGAGCTGGGGGTCGGGTTCGTCTCCGTGCCGACGGCGGCGAGCCACGACGGCATCGTCTCCGGGCGGGGGTCGGTCCCCGACGGCGACTCACGGCACTCCGTGGCGGCGGACCCGCCGCTGGCCGTCGTCGCCGACACCGAGCTCATCGCGAACTCGCCGTGGCGGCTCACGACGGCGGGCTGTGCCGACATCATCTCCAACTACACCGCGGTGAAGGACTGGCAGCTCGCCAACCGGCTGAAGAACGTCGAGTACAGCGAGTACGCCGGGGCGCTCTCCCAGATGACCGCCGAACTGCTCGTCGAGCAGTCCGACGCCATCAAGCGGGGCCTCGAGGAGTCCGCCTGGGTCGTCGTGAAGGCGCTCGTCTCCTCGGGCGTCGCCATGTCCATCGCCGGCTCCTCGCGGCCAGCCTCCGGCGCCGAGCACCTCATCTCCCACCAGCTGGACCGCATCGCGCCCGACGCGGCGCTGCACGGCCACCAGGTCGGCGTCGCCGCCATCGTCACGGAGTACCTCCACAGCGGCGAGGGCGGCGACTGGCGGCGCGTCCGCGACGCGCTGGCCGGCATCGACGCGCCGACGACCGCCGCGGAGCTGGACGTCTCCGACGAGCAGTTCCTCCAGGCGACGACGACCGCCCACGAGATCCGGGACCGCTACACCATCCTCGGGGACGGCATCGAGGAGGCCGCCGCCGTCGAGGCGGCGACGAAGACCGGCGTCCTGTAG
- a CDS encoding GNAT family N-acetyltransferase yields MPGPRFLRGDRVDLHVLEEDDLEFLYGVMNDPRVWRSLFLAEPQTMTDEREFYEHVVADDGETHLLVCHDRTPVGIVGLNDIDPDWGVAELGYYVEPDSHGHGYATEAVELVVDYAFDQRRLEKLYANALAPNEGSQRVLEKNGFVEEGRFREHAYVDGERADVVRYGLLADER; encoded by the coding sequence ATGCCCGGTCCCAGATTCCTCCGCGGCGACCGCGTCGACCTCCACGTCCTCGAGGAGGACGACCTCGAGTTCCTCTACGGCGTCATGAACGACCCCCGCGTCTGGCGGTCGCTGTTCCTGGCGGAGCCCCAGACCATGACCGACGAGCGGGAGTTCTACGAGCACGTCGTCGCCGACGACGGGGAGACGCACCTGCTCGTCTGCCACGACCGGACCCCGGTCGGCATCGTCGGGCTGAACGACATCGACCCCGACTGGGGAGTCGCCGAACTCGGTTACTACGTCGAGCCGGACTCCCACGGCCACGGCTACGCGACGGAGGCGGTCGAGCTGGTCGTCGACTACGCCTTCGACCAGCGCCGGCTGGAGAAGCTCTACGCCAACGCCCTGGCGCCGAACGAGGGAAGCCAGCGGGTCCTCGAGAAGAACGGCTTCGTCGAAGAGGGACGGTTCCGCGAGCACGCCTACGTCGACGGCGAGCGCGCCGATGTCGTCCGGTACGGACTGCTCGCCGACGAGCGCTAG
- the nth gene encoding endonuclease III → MGTPLESRERQVVEVLERLYEEYPEPDISLEFSNRLELLVAVVLSAQCTDERVNEVTEELFEKYRTAADYAEADEEELAEDIYGITYHNSKAGYLKSAGEAIVEEHDGEVPDTMSALTELSGVGRKTANVVLQHGHEVVEGIVVDTHVQRLSRRLGLTEETAPEKMERDLMEIVPEDDWKEYTHLLISHGRETCTARNPDCEDCVLEDVCPSSRLDSEVDLADGSEW, encoded by the coding sequence ATGGGCACGCCGCTGGAGTCACGCGAACGGCAGGTCGTCGAGGTCCTCGAGCGCCTCTACGAGGAGTACCCCGAACCCGACATCTCCCTGGAGTTCTCGAACCGCCTGGAGCTGCTCGTCGCGGTCGTCCTCTCGGCGCAGTGCACCGACGAGCGCGTCAACGAGGTCACCGAGGAGCTCTTCGAGAAGTACCGGACGGCGGCCGACTACGCCGAGGCCGACGAGGAGGAACTGGCGGAGGACATCTACGGCATCACCTACCACAACAGCAAGGCCGGCTACCTGAAGTCCGCCGGCGAGGCGATCGTCGAAGAGCACGACGGCGAGGTCCCCGACACCATGTCGGCGCTGACGGAGCTGTCGGGCGTCGGCCGGAAGACCGCAAACGTCGTCCTCCAGCACGGCCACGAGGTCGTCGAGGGCATCGTCGTCGACACGCACGTCCAGCGGCTCTCCCGCCGGCTCGGGCTGACCGAGGAGACCGCCCCCGAGAAGATGGAGCGGGACCTCATGGAGATCGTCCCGGAGGACGACTGGAAGGAGTACACCCACCTGCTCATCAGCCACGGCCGGGAGACCTGCACGGCGCGGAACCCCGACTGCGAGGACTGCGTCCTGGAGGACGTCTGTCCGTCCTCGCGGCTCGACAGCGAGGTCGACCTCGCGGACGGCTCGGAGTGGTAG
- a CDS encoding DUF7321 family protein, whose protein sequence is MASDALVATVVLLSVAASFPCLVYGAWIMLDAEAVTWSVLIYHLKFILVGLTLTTVPLLAWMLPRLLEQLGGFAAAHAFFGLQAYAFLAFGLTGIVRVFRAKYEHGLYSDYDEDVLLDEIGDENMRFWRRRIRIGVFGYTACWIVAFLTGVARYVSLYVHF, encoded by the coding sequence ATGGCCTCCGACGCCCTGGTGGCGACCGTCGTCCTCCTCTCGGTCGCGGCCAGCTTCCCCTGTCTCGTCTACGGGGCCTGGATCATGCTCGACGCCGAGGCGGTCACCTGGAGCGTCCTGATCTACCACCTGAAGTTCATCCTCGTCGGGCTGACGCTGACGACGGTGCCGCTGCTCGCCTGGATGCTCCCGCGGCTCCTCGAACAGCTCGGCGGGTTCGCCGCCGCCCACGCCTTCTTCGGGCTGCAGGCCTACGCCTTCCTCGCGTTCGGGCTCACCGGCATCGTCCGCGTGTTCCGCGCGAAGTACGAGCACGGCCTCTACAGCGACTACGACGAGGACGTCCTGCTCGACGAGATCGGCGACGAGAACATGCGCTTCTGGCGGCGCCGAATCCGGATCGGCGTCTTCGGCTACACCGCCTGCTGGATCGTCGCGTTCCTCACGGGCGTCGCCCGGTACGTCTCGCTGTACGTCCACTTCTGA
- a CDS encoding DUF5336 domain-containing protein → MADPRQSSDEGDDEDQRGGGHEQRDGDGRGDGSRAGAGSSGDDAVNEELSTEELRERVEAEYDFENFGAREMEEMSVEEWEAVFDPDAWITGEALLDRVERELRANVHRREVFAVVERVGDGDDDRVVAYSDEGYVIVRPDGSIQGTGTILRDVEPMVALCSMEDYDVPDVDDDAGLPDPDAVAEGSGDLGNKMLQVVAGATALSGVGFVLAWVASVVGVLDLGFAGAIVLTLGLVFLVVGTLLFVTVANARLSDRMRSEQYRDRLRAVGAGAEERPEFLPDDAFEAGGTELERAMAEIHREALEAADESSGRSPDEESR, encoded by the coding sequence ATGGCCGATCCCCGGCAGTCCTCCGACGAGGGCGACGACGAGGACCAGCGTGGCGGCGGCCACGAGCAGCGAGACGGCGATGGCCGCGGCGACGGCAGCCGCGCCGGCGCCGGGTCGAGCGGGGACGACGCCGTAAACGAGGAGCTCTCGACCGAGGAGCTCCGCGAGCGGGTCGAGGCCGAGTACGACTTCGAGAACTTCGGCGCACGGGAGATGGAGGAGATGTCGGTCGAGGAGTGGGAGGCGGTCTTCGACCCCGACGCCTGGATCACCGGCGAGGCGCTCCTCGACCGCGTCGAGCGGGAGCTGCGGGCGAACGTCCACCGCAGGGAGGTCTTCGCCGTCGTCGAGCGCGTCGGCGACGGCGACGACGACCGGGTGGTGGCGTACTCCGACGAGGGGTACGTCATCGTCCGCCCCGACGGCTCCATCCAGGGCACCGGGACGATCCTCCGGGACGTCGAGCCGATGGTCGCGCTCTGCTCGATGGAGGACTACGACGTGCCGGACGTCGACGACGACGCCGGCCTCCCCGACCCCGACGCGGTCGCCGAGGGCAGCGGCGACCTCGGCAACAAGATGCTGCAGGTCGTCGCCGGCGCGACGGCGCTGTCCGGCGTCGGGTTCGTCCTGGCGTGGGTGGCGAGCGTCGTCGGCGTCCTCGACCTCGGGTTCGCCGGCGCCATCGTCCTCACGCTCGGGCTCGTCTTCCTCGTCGTGGGGACGCTCCTCTTCGTGACCGTCGCCAACGCCCGGCTCTCCGACCGGATGCGCTCCGAGCAGTACCGCGACCGGCTGCGGGCGGTCGGCGCCGGCGCCGAGGAGCGCCCCGAGTTCCTGCCGGACGACGCCTTCGAGGCCGGCGGGACCGAACTGGAGCGGGCGATGGCGGAGATCCACCGCGAGGCCCTCGAGGCCGCCGACGAGTCGAGCGGTCGGTCACCGGACGAAGAGTCCCGCTGA
- a CDS encoding halocyanin domain-containing protein: protein MKRRDFMRTAGGATIAAGATAGAAQPAVASSSGGGEEGGGGGDQVPDFGSYLEDANGFSTDSIQDARGEDSVTVEVGAGDGLAFDSAGIWVSPGTTITWEWTGEGGNHNVLPNEGPAGFEHEETIGESGYTFEYEVTEEDAGITTYYCQPHEGQGMKGGVAVGDDVETTSAGNEMKEPREFGVDIHEHWVGVTVVLMMSVSMVFTFFTLKYGESPHTSGGD, encoded by the coding sequence ATGAAAAGGCGGGACTTCATGCGTACCGCTGGCGGTGCGACCATCGCCGCGGGCGCGACAGCAGGTGCGGCCCAGCCGGCCGTCGCATCCTCCTCCGGAGGTGGCGAAGAGGGCGGCGGAGGTGGCGATCAGGTACCCGACTTCGGATCGTACCTCGAGGACGCCAACGGCTTCAGCACGGACAGCATCCAGGACGCCCGAGGCGAGGACTCGGTGACCGTCGAGGTCGGCGCGGGCGACGGCCTGGCGTTCGACTCCGCCGGAATCTGGGTCTCCCCCGGCACGACCATCACCTGGGAGTGGACCGGCGAAGGCGGCAACCACAACGTCCTGCCCAACGAGGGCCCCGCCGGCTTCGAACACGAGGAAACCATCGGTGAATCCGGCTACACCTTCGAGTACGAGGTGACCGAGGAGGACGCCGGCATCACGACGTACTACTGCCAGCCCCACGAGGGCCAGGGCATGAAGGGCGGCGTCGCCGTGGGCGACGACGTCGAGACGACCTCGGCGGGCAACGAGATGAAGGAGCCCCGGGAGTTCGGCGTCGACATCCACGAGCACTGGGTCGGCGTCACCGTCGTCCTGATGATGTCCGTCTCGATGGTGTTCACGTTCTTCACGCTGAAGTACGGCGAGTCGCCGCACACGAGCGGGGGTGACTGA
- a CDS encoding DUF7318 family protein, with amino-acid sequence MTVADNSYGAIHRYEPARESTVAAITIVVLAVLQIVLVGVFTYGLTAGWAVGTSTGTEAGNVLLGLLLAAIFINLAFILLLYRKEFLPDVMVVKKRRRKWEDLYVREEDMHGEELTDGMGDKLKRAIYPYYKR; translated from the coding sequence CTGACCGTGGCGGACAACAGCTACGGCGCGATCCACCGCTACGAGCCGGCCCGCGAGAGCACCGTCGCCGCCATCACCATCGTCGTCCTGGCGGTCCTCCAGATCGTCCTGGTCGGCGTGTTCACCTACGGCCTGACCGCCGGCTGGGCGGTCGGGACCTCCACGGGGACCGAAGCGGGGAACGTCCTGCTCGGCCTCCTGCTGGCGGCGATCTTCATCAACCTCGCGTTCATCCTCCTGCTGTACCGCAAGGAGTTCCTCCCGGACGTGATGGTCGTCAAGAAGCGCCGCCGGAAGTGGGAGGACCTTTACGTGCGCGAGGAGGATATGCACGGCGAGGAGCTTACCGACGGCATGGGTGACAAACTGAAACGTGCTATCTATCCCTACTACAAGCGATAA
- a CDS encoding Rieske 2Fe-2S domain-containing protein produces the protein MSEDKYPSESGRRRFVKGVVGSAALSGVGVGGAATVDIATQPSGGGGGPTPYVGIELVGGPAPRGMPYIPVEIADNGDIRGVWPEVEEVTEAGTTYEVAQTQIGGQTYSSEWFQYCGRQNAQGVVPSADQDNTFVSIDSPPYEWQSSELSGGDPLNIEHFSDYDSWGNEIGDEGVGKPARARWRSEGTDSVLPVTVIRSPLIEEKAQQDGEVGEWYSAASAQGVIAYMNVCTHFCCVPGYKVSGDAATYDIANGVYCQCHQSRYDPFSPEFGTFVALPRPE, from the coding sequence ATGAGTGAAGACAAGTACCCGAGCGAGTCCGGACGACGGCGGTTCGTGAAGGGGGTCGTGGGCAGCGCGGCCCTCTCCGGCGTCGGCGTGGGCGGCGCGGCGACGGTCGACATCGCGACCCAGCCGTCCGGCGGCGGCGGGGGACCGACCCCCTACGTCGGCATCGAACTGGTGGGCGGCCCCGCCCCGCGCGGGATGCCGTACATCCCCGTGGAGATCGCCGACAACGGCGATATCCGCGGCGTGTGGCCCGAGGTCGAGGAGGTCACCGAGGCCGGGACGACCTACGAGGTCGCCCAGACGCAGATCGGTGGCCAGACGTACTCCTCGGAGTGGTTCCAGTACTGCGGCCGACAGAACGCCCAGGGCGTCGTACCGAGCGCCGACCAGGACAACACCTTCGTCTCCATCGACAGCCCGCCCTACGAGTGGCAGTCAAGCGAGCTGAGCGGCGGGGACCCGCTCAACATCGAGCACTTCTCCGACTACGACTCGTGGGGCAACGAGATCGGCGACGAGGGCGTCGGCAAGCCCGCCCGCGCGAGGTGGCGCTCGGAAGGGACCGACAGCGTCCTCCCGGTCACGGTCATCCGGAGCCCGCTCATCGAAGAGAAGGCCCAGCAGGACGGTGAGGTCGGGGAGTGGTACTCCGCGGCGTCGGCCCAGGGCGTCATCGCCTACATGAACGTCTGTACCCACTTCTGCTGTGTGCCTGGGTACAAGGTGTCGGGCGACGCCGCGACGTACGACATCGCCAACGGCGTGTACTGCCAGTGCCACCAGTCGCGATACGACCCGTTCTCCCCCGAGTTCGGGACGTTCGTCGCCCTCCCGAGACCCGAGTGA